One segment of Belonocnema kinseyi isolate 2016_QV_RU_SX_M_011 chromosome 7, B_treatae_v1, whole genome shotgun sequence DNA contains the following:
- the LOC117175810 gene encoding uncharacterized protein LOC117175810 gives MELLGILVLTLLIPVSHPNNEDSGYRVTPFQNSIGVYFEYLTPMKRITGTCRIVTFLQLDKVHEALIGYQIRYKNLPKFCQPLMGYGCDSAIKEYHVNAKFDTAENYQKQIKEEMCDLSHNFKKEYPPRLTSGMRVRRTAPMLGFIGGIFGPVAGLLNYDDGQRIEAEIDNMSQAASNLTHLMGKQTHILRAQMDKIHSRSKQLEKEQEIMRGELTQMLYKTKQADQAMYTLNVAEMLQNMLHSLEVGLNEYIRSATELLDVIHYVRDRKLNPAHLTSDQLKPIYRDVQDHARDWEFPLPGPKVSTKDLATIAKVMVICKNGTIRILLDIPLIERTEFSVYRIHPLPVDQSIPLNKASRACVHSEHTHIAMENLQRTYILFYLNKKESCNVFFDKYIFYINSPIYESARRSSCESQLLIQPTIDGLKFCDARITHKTVSTWIHLETLGAWLYSLVAEIIALVKCPAQKDTSIQLTGTRLMPLAPGCVMRMRDITLPASPLTRGTSEMIYEPTLSLDLLQLSSVISQHQNHSFEGFQIAKAPSYKDEDFEENEQTLDQLEIQLYEASMQRHARRHIVSSTSRGLCWHGTAISWTDDCLLPLKLLAIITTIISCLRTNTPSSFHPRTEESTNRISIPLTNMKTSARNQQPHQHVLKRTTSMHASSQTPSVTPRTSTNVINNENGKDAGIINKPCEVVKIPIQRL, from the coding sequence ATGGAACTCCTAGGGATATTGGTTTTAACGCTTCTTATTCCTGTCTCACACCCGAACAATGAAGATTCTGGATATCGTGTTACTCCATTCCAGAATAGCATCGGggtgtattttgaatatttaacaccAATGAAAAGAATTACAGGCACCTGCAGAATAGTTACTTTTCTGCAGTTGGATAAGGTACACGAAGCATTAATCGGGTATCAAATTCGGTACAAGAACCTACCCAAATTTTGTCAACCTTTGATGGGCTATGGATGCGACAGCGCTATTAAGGAATATCACGTGAATGCCAAGTTCGATACCGCTGAGAACTACCAAAAGCAAATCAAAGAAGAAATGTGTGACTTAAGCCATAATTTCAAGAAAGAATACCCCCCGAGGTTAACCTCTGGAATGAGAGTGAGGCGTACTGCACCGATGTTGGGATTCATCGGAGGAATTTTTGGACCCGTTGCGGGACTCTTGAATTATGATGATGGACAACGTATCGAAGCAGAGATCGACAACATGAGCCAGGCTGCCTCCAACCTCACGCATCTGATGGGAAAACAGACGCATATTCTCAGGGCACAAATGGATAAGATCCACTCCAGAAGCAAACAGCTGGAGAAAGAACAGGAGATAATGCGAGGAGAACTCACCCAGATGCTATACAAGACCAAACAAGCTGATCAAGCCATGTATACCTTGAATGTGGCGGAAATGTTACAGAACATGCTTCACTCCCTAGAGGTGGGATTGAATGAATACATAAGATCTGCCACTGAATTACTGGATGTGATCCACTATGTAAGAGATAGGAAACTAAATCCGGCCCATTTGACCTCCGACCAATTAAAGCCAATTTACAGAGATGTGCAGGATCATGCAAGAGATTGGGAATTCCCTCTCCCTGGACCAAAGGTTAGCACTAAAGATCTAGCAACCATCGCCAAGGTTATGGTAATCTGTAAAAACGGAACAATAAGGATCCTGCTGGACATCCCATTGATCGAGAGGACCGAATTCTCTGTATACCGGATACATCCGTTACCAGTGGATCAGTCAATACCCCTGAACAAAGCAAGTAGGGCCTGTGTGCATTCGGAGCATACCCATATTGCCATGGAGAACTTACAAAGGACGTATATCCTATTTTACCTAAACAAGAAGGAGTCATGTAACGTGTTTTTTGACAAATACATTTTCTATATCAACTCGCCAATCTATGAATCGGCTAGACGATCATCCTGCGAAAGTCAACTACTGATTCAACCAACGATAGATGGTCTAAAGTTTTGTGACGCCAGGATAACTCACAAAACAGTCTCAACGTGGATTCACTTGGAGACCTTAGGAGCCTGGCTGTACTCCCTCGTGGCTGAAATCATCGCACTAGTGAAGTGTCCTGCACAAAAGGATACCTCTATACAACTAACCGGGACAAGGCTTATGCCACTAGCTCCAGGATGTGTAATGAGAATGCGCGATATCACCCTACCCGCATCCCCGTTAACAAGAGGAACGTCAGAGATGATTTATGAACCGACACTATCTCTGGACTTGCTACAACTGTCATCAGTAATATCGCAACATCAAAACCACAGCTTTGAAGGATTCCAAATCGCTAAAGCTCCATCTTATAAGGATGAAGACTTCGAGGAGAATGAGCAGACTCTGGACCAATTGGAGATTCAGTTGTACGAGGCCAGTATGCAAAGACATGCTAGGAGGCACATTGTGAGCTCTACTTCACGGGGCCTATGCTGGCATGGGACAGCTATCAGTTGGACTGATGATTGTCTGTTACCACTCAAATTACTGGCAATTATAACAACTATAATAAGCTGTCTACGAACCAACACACCTTCCAGCTTCCATCCTAGGACAGAGGAATCTACGAATAGAATTTCAATACCCTTGACGAACATGAAGACGTCGGCTCGCAACCAACAACCACATCAGCATGTACTAAAAAGAACTACAAGTATGCATGCTTCATCTCAAACACCGTCTGTAACACCGAGAACATCCACAAACGTCATCAACAACGAAAATGGGAAAGATGCGGGAATAATCAATAAACCATGTGAGGTTGTAAAAATTCCTATCCaaagattgtaa